The Apium graveolens cultivar Ventura chromosome 3, ASM990537v1, whole genome shotgun sequence sequence ATGGGAATAGCTATGAGTTAGACAAGAGGCAGTATGCTAAGAAAGTTGAAACATTTCCTAAAAATTATGCAGATACTGGCAACTCTGATCTTTTGCACAGGAAGGATGATAATGAGGGCGAAGGTCTTATTAATGATGTGGAATCTAACTCGTCTGCTACTTCTCATTTGTCTGAGAGGAGTTCTGAGCCGACTAATACGTCCAGTGAAGCCTCGCTTGATGCTTCTGTTTACATTTCTAATGATTCTGACAAATTAACCAGAATTCAGACTGCCACAGGTGTTGCGGTCAAGTCTGAGACCTCATATATGGGCATGGACCCAAACAGGCCACCATCTACTGAGAAACCATCCAATCTGAAGAAGCCATCCGTGTCTGGTCATTACAAACCTGTTTGTAGTGATAGAGATAGTCATAGTGTCTCTTGCAGTTCATCTGGTTGGAGTGTTGATGGTTCCAGTGATTCTCTTTCTGAACCTACCACACCCTCTTCTGCATTCTGGGAAGGAACAATCAACTCTAGGAGGTCTAGAAATGGTGCTAATGATGATAGCACTCAATCCAGTTCCAGTGATTCTGGTGGGGACGTGATTTCAGGTCCTGTATCTTCTCCGGGGACTTCAGCTGGCCTGGCTAAAAATTTTACTCCTGCCATGCCCCATCAAGGGTTTAACTCCAACACAATGATATCTGATGGTCCAAGTGCGTCAAGGACCAAGAGGCATGTCGGTGAAGCTGCTTCATCTGTAAAATTAGGTAAAGATAGTTTGAAGTCCATGAAATCAACATCATTAAACTCAGAAATGTCTGCAAGTATGCATACTGACACTGGATATAATTCACGGGTGCTTAAGTGTAGAGAGACCAAGTCTTCTTTATCCAGTAATCATTGTGCTCGCCCATATGCCAATGATCAAGGGCTTTTACCAGTGAAAGATAGTAAGAAAACCAGTAATTTGCCCCCATTGTACTATGAAAGATCAAAAGTGGGCAGTGATACCATTAGCTCTTCACGTGCTTCGAAATCTCAGGAAGTTGGATCTATATTGCGCAGAGATCCTGATACGAGATCGACATCTAGTAGCGGGCGGGATGCATATTTATCAAAGGTCGGTGATAGTGTTCATGGGGTTATAGATTCTTCAACTGCCAGAACTGGTTTGAAGTCAACAATGTTGAAAGTTGTTGACCAGCTCAAACCCTCTAAAATTTCAAAACATTATTCGATGGGGTTAAGTAGCGAAACTTTGGGAAAATACACTATTAAGGTTCAGTACTACCTCTTGGATTCACTTCGTTTATTATATCCAGTTTGCCATGTTTAATGTATCTCTTTCTAATCTGAATTTATCAATTTCGAACAGGGCCTGTTTTCATACGAACTGTTTGTTAAGCTGTACAACTGGAATAAAGTTGACATGCAACCATTTGGGCTCATAAATTGCGGAAACAGGTAATTGTAAGCGGGcttttaaaaagaaattgaaaTAGACAACGGTACTAAAATATGACAGGAGGATACAAAATTATAAAGATGGCATGAGATTTCTGAAGTTCAATAGAGTGCATAACAAACGCAACAATCTTGTTCAAGTAACTAGACTGCATCAAACAACTCTTCATGTACTGGCCCATAGGAATTATTTGACCCCAACCACATTTCACCCAAGCATTCAAGACTTTTAGCCTCCTCAAGTGGAGAACTTGCACAGTGCACACTATCCACCACATGCTTGCATAAAACCACATTTCTGTTTATTTTAACAACAACGAGATTTACAcctttttatatttttacaaaaaatataagaATGTCAGTCATTATATAATACAGAAACATTAGTTTGATATGTTTTTTTCTTTCAAACTATAAATTCAGGCTGATGTGTTTCATGTTTATCTGTTTTATTGAAACTTTTTGTAGTTGCTATGCTAATGCTGTCCTCCAGTGCTTGGCGTTCACACCACCTATCACTGCGTATCTTTTGCAACGTCTTCATTCTAAAACATGTAAGCTTCTTGTTTGGTCTTTCTGTGGGTCTTTTTAATCTCCTTTTAACTTGTGTTTTGTGTAAGATTCTTACTGCAACTAAGTTCttgttttttatttttacattaGGTCAAAATAAAGATTGGTGTTTCACCTGTGAATTCGAACATCTAATTGTTATGGCAAAGGAAGGGAATACTCCATTATCTCCAATTAGAATACTTTCCCATGTTGAAAACATCGGAATTCATCTTGATTACGGGAAAGAGGAAGATGCACATGAGTTCTTAAGGTGTGTAACATTTGCTTCAGGAAAGTTTTTGACATTTAGTATATTGAGCATTCACATGCATGTAAAGTTTAAGACTACAATATATTGAGATGACAGGTGTGCCATTGATACATTACAATCCTCTTGCCTCAAGGAAGCCGCCTCAAAGAGCGCAGGCTCTTTGACTGAAGAAACTACTCTAATGGGCCTTACTTTTGGGGGTTACCTCCGGTCCAAGGTAAATATGGTTTATGAAAGGTGAATAAGTTCTATAAATAAACACATGCACTCCCCTCCCCCCTCTCCCTCCCcacctccctccctccctccctcccccccccctctctctctctctctctccctctctccctctctctctctctcacacacacacacacaaacagaGTGAGGGAAGAGAGAGATCCGTCCCTCTCTCCATCTCTGTGTGTGCACTTGTTTCCATTTCTTTAAAGTGATTATTTGTTTGATTTTCTTGCATATGAAATATTTGATGGTGTATGTAAATGTCCAGATAAAATGTATGAAGTGTGGAGGCAAGTCTGAGCGCAATGACAGAATAATGGACCTTACTGTTGAAATAGATGGAAATATCTGTACCCTAGAAGAGGCTCTACGAAAGTTTACGAGTACTGAAATTCTTGATGGTGAAAACAAGTACAATTGCAGCAGGTTCGTTGTGTTGATCTATTTGCTATTAACCTGAAAGCGTGTTTTGGCATCTATTTTCGTTTACTTTATCTTTGGCACGCATATCATATGAACTTCACATAATAGTACTCAGATTATTAACTTATTTTGTTAAGTATTTTGCAAGTTAGGCATCTTCTCTTTTCTTATAGACTGCTAAAAGATAATTTGAGCTATTTAGGAAATTGTATTGTAAATGAGGTGTATAGGGATGTTTATCTCTGAGGAATATTGTAAGTTTTCTACCTGCAGTTATAAACACGGGTTTCCCACTATTTAGTTGGTTACGGTATCTGAAGTTCATTATTGTTTGTTTTACCCATTACCTTACTGAATATCTTCTCTGTTAGTGATGAAATAGTTTATTGACCTTGTTACTGGATTCCTTTCAGATGCAAATCTTACGAGAAAGCTAAAAAGAAGTTGACCATATTAGAAGCTCCTAATATCCTGACCATTGCGTTGAAGAGATTTCAGGTATGTTGCATAAATGACCCTACACTATGGACTCTAATTGGCACCTGTTGCGCACTTAAATGTTTGTTTGCCTTGCACAAAATTGCAGTCAGGCAAGTTTGGAAAACTTAGCAAATCAATCCAATTCCCTGAGATTCTGAACCTGGTTCCATTTATGAGCTCAACTAGTGATACGTCTCCAATATACCGGCTTTACGGAGTTGTGGTTCACTTGGATATCATGAATGCGTCTTTTTCTGGTCACTATATATGCTACGTCAAAAATATTCAGAATAAGTGGTTCGAAGTTGATGATAGTTCGGTATGTTCTGTCCTAACCTTGTTTAAACCTgttatttttttttgaaagacATTTTATTAGAATAATTGTCCCATCTATAAATAATGTAATCACATTCTTGAACCGTTCTATGCTTATTCTAAACACAAGGCTGGATGAGAAGTAGAAGTGTGGAACGAGtgtaatggaaaagaaatgtgGCAGGCTGAGTTAATAAATACGCAGACTAATACAAGTATTAAAAACACATTAATAGTTTTGACTTCAAAGGAATTCATTTAAACCTGATATTACATTGGTCTTCTACTTCTGTTAACTTGTTTAATTATGATATTAGTTCTTTAAGATTAAGTTTTGTTCTTTAACAATAGGTTTAGTTATGTGTGACTTTGATATAAACCCGTACTTCTTTTGTAgtttttttttgtaatttatgTTGTTATGCAGGGCAGTGGGCTAAGCTCACTGTGTATTGTATTTAAATTTGACTTCCTTTATTAGCCAAAAATAAATTGACTTCCTCAAGTTTTTTGAATTATGACTTGCCTCTTTAAAGTGCAAACGGGGAAATAAACATATCCATTCAGTTTTTAATATTTAAGCAGATAATCAAGTTCAACCAATCTGTTTTGTTGGCAATAAAGGTACAAGAAATTACTCTTGGGGGATACCTAAGCATTTTTCATGCAGTAAATACCTGGGCAAAATCCGGCTCTAAAATAATCCATGTGTAGATGATCCAATATAGTGTGACAAACAGCTACCTTGCAAAACATAGAACCTTTAAGACACGATGGTCTGATGTATGGATATTAGTCAAATGTGTTGGATACTTTTCTCTGTTGGTCTGATTAGGTGGTTAGCTATGGTTTCAGATGTATCCTCTGACTTCCATGTTGAAGGTTCAAATTATTAACTGCTTTATTGTTGGGCATTAAAATACTGTTGATAGCTTTAGTTCTTATGCTTGAGATGGATTTACAGGTGAATGCTGTGGAACTTGAGAGCGTCTTGACAAAAGGAGCATACATGCTTCTTTATGCGAGGTACGAATATCAACTGCTTTTGTCGTCAATACATGGATTTTTACTTTTCCTTTTCATATGACTTCTTTTTTAGATAATGCCATTTACAGACTTATGACTTCGCTAATATTCCCATAGGTGTTCTCCACGGGCCCCGAAGTTAATAAGGAACTCAATGGTACCTCGTGATCcaagaaaaccaaagaatacATCACTAAAGCTGGGATCCCACTCCATAGGTCCATGTGATTCGAACAAAACAGATCATTTAAATTATCAGACCAGTAAAGGCTCTTATCGAAATTATCCCAGTTTTCAACGGGTTTCTTCCATTTTAGAGGATGATTCTTCAAGTGACAATTCTTCCTCCATATTCTCTGAGGCTGGTTCATGTAGCACCGAAAGCAGCACTAGAGATTCAATGAGCGCTGATGACTATTTTGATCAAATATTTGGTGATTCCGGACACAGCTGGAACAGCTCCTGGTGGAATACATCTGACTCTGACACTTCATCATCCTCATCATCTCCCTCCCCTATGTACACTAAAAACACACCGGACACCAGTTCTGATCATTATGCGACTAGATATAATGAAGAAAGCCACTACTCGGCTTATCTTGCAGAATCAGCGGAGAATGGCCGTGTTTGGGCAAAGCAACCAGGCAAGAGTAGCAACATGAAAAGCTTGAAAGGTAAAGGAAGTGTCCCCATTTTGTAACAAGACTAAACAATGTAGAGAAGTAGATAGTAATAGTAGTTGTAGTTGTAGTAGATGTAGATGTAGGGAAACTAACTTGAACAGATTAGTGAAGGTCAACTCCCTTAAACAATGTGAAATCTGGGATCTCTCAGAGAAGGTATAGTAGAGGATAGCTGGATTAAAGATCACTCATTCAATGATAGCAAATTTAGACTTAACTTCTTCAGTCGGCATTATGGAAGCAAAGGAGGACGACGATAGGGTTTACCCTGAGCGTGTTCATGGACAATTTCCCTCCACATCGTGAGCTCATATGCCCGGGGTGCTAAGCGAAGATCCGGAAGAAAGACGGATACTGGGAGGAAACTTTCTTTTAGCACCCCTCTTCAGCTCGCACTTGGAAGCAAGCTTTTAGTAGAGATTGGAGGAGATAGACACCGAAAAGTATTTTGATTGCAGAGTAGGGACAAATAAAGAGTTCAAAAGGGTGGGGTTTAGGTAGTGGGTTTGTATGTATATGTGCTCTTCTTGTTGGTTTTGTTGAAAGAAATGAACCAGCATTTTGTCACCCTCCTTCCCCCATTTTACCTTTTATAGAGTTAAATAAAATCTTCCTGTATGTTTTACTTCCTTGGACTCGAGGATGTTTTATTTGTTGAGGTCGGATCTTTAATATTTTGTACACTTATTTCCCAACGGTCTTGTTTTCTCTTATTTTTCTTCTAAAAATTAGTCTCTCATGGTAAAAGTAACTACAGTAAAAATTCTTAAAAGTAGTAGGGTTAGGTTAGGACTAGAGATGTTCAAAAAATTTCAAGCCCAAATTCGATCAGATTCGGAAAAAAGCCCGAAAAATCCGATCGGAAAAAAGTCTGGCCCGGTTCAGCTCGGCCTGTGGGCTTTAAATGAGCCTACTTTTTCTAAAAAATCCGGCCCGAATCCCGAAAAATCCGAATAAAAGCCTGGATTTTTCAAATCCCGGTTCGGCCCGGATAAAAGTCCTGGCTTTTCGAAAAACCGATTTTTTATACACCCTTCGTTccaatttatctgtcttgtttgactCTTGATTgtcaaattgactcaacttttaccgtaaataaaaatttatttttttattattttgaaaaattgtaaaatacatattaaagtagattaaacaGACTTTCgaatgatataatttttataaatattttcgatAACGTACTATATATAATTTTTGGTCAAAGTTCGGTCAATTTGACCGCAAAAAATCAAACAAGACAGATAATTTGAACGGAGGGAGtgtaaaatttgaaaatatacaatatattttgtgatttttaaaatattatattataatattagaagcaactaaggtatatatgattatttatatcTTATATTAGAAAATAATTATTCATTTCGTGTCTAAACTACTTTATCtaatatatcaagatattattttCTCCCGAAGGGTTGTCAACGAGGCTCAAAAATTAATGTCTGGTATCAAAGTTTGTAATCATGCTCCGAGTATAACCCATATGTTCTTTGCCGATGATAGTTATTTATACTGTAAGGCTAACGTGGAGGAATGTCAGAATGTGTTGAATATGCTGAAAATAATTGAGGGTGCATCAGGGCAAAAGATAAATACCTCAAAATCATCGATATTTTTCAGCACAAATATGGAAACAACAGTAAAATGCTAATATGTGAAACGCTGAGAATGCAGGAGGCAAATGACTGTAGTACATACTTGGGCCTTCCAAATATATTGGGTAGAAACAAGTCGACGGTACTTGGTTTTTTGAAGAATAAGGTCAAGAGGAAGGTGGAAACTTGGGATGGTAAAATTATTTCAAAGCCTGGCAAAGAAGTCCTGATTAAATCGGTTGCTCAAACAATTCACAGTTATGTTATGAGCGTATTTCTCTTGCCATTAAAAGTTACAAAGGACATAGAGTGAACTATATCTAAATACTGGTGGAGCTCGAAATCTGATGGCACTAGGGGGATATATTGGATGAGTTGGGATCGATTATGTAACCATAAATCAACTGCTGGTCTTGGCTTTCGAAATTTTCGTGACTTCAGCATGGCCTTACTTGGTAAACAGGGTTGGCGTTTCCTCACTAAACCGAATAGCTTGGTTATTAGACTGTTTAAGGCTCGTTATTTTCCTTCGACTAATTTCCTGAATTCGGCGTTAGGCAATAATCCAAACTTTATCCGGAGAAGTGTGTGGGAGGCAAGGGAGCTGATTCGTGCTAGGGCCATATGGATAGTAGGGATGGGGAGAGTATAGATATTGTTGGCCAACCTTGGTTGAATGATGCAACTGATCCCTATGTCCCAACGATTTCTGAATCTTTTGAGAATAACAAGGTCTCATCTTTGTTTGCAACAAATTGCATGAATTGGGACACGGACATTATAAGACTTATTCAATGCACGTGATCAAGATTGTATCAGGTACACTACGGTGGAGGGTGGGTCGAATGAGGATAGGCTGTATTGAAATAAAGAGGCTTATGGGTTGTATACTGTTAAAAACGCCTATTGATTGATTCAATCTCAAAAGGGGTTATGGAGCTCTGTTGATAATACTAGTATGTGGAAGAAAATGTGGAGAATTAAAGCTCCGCCAAAGACCTTAAATCTTTTATGGAGAGCAATGTCACGGAGTCTACCGACTAAAGTGCAGCTGCAGCACCGCCACGTTCCTGTACTGTCAAGTTGTCCAGTTTGTGAAAATGAAGATGAAACCGCCATGCATATTTTGATTTTTGTCATTTTGCTCAACTTTGTTGGCAGCTGTTCAAGCCAATGCTTTTATCAATTCAGTGTGAGGACTTTGCGGGTTGGATGGAGCAAGCCTTGCAAATCTGTAATGCTAAAACAGGAACGGAGCTTGCCACTTTGTGTTGGCCTATTTGGAAAGcgagaaatgatagagtttggacgAACAAAAAAGCTCGTGCAAATTATGTTTTCTCATCATCCATGCAGTATCTTTTACAGTGGAAGAATGCCCAAAGTAAGAATTTTATACCTATCTCTCACTATAGTCGTGAAGGTGATGGGGCGAGTCTTTGGGTTAAATCTCAAGGAAGTAATCGCCATTCGAGAAACTCTGGGTCGGTTAAAGCACAAACAGTGGAGTGGAGTGGTGGTTGAGTCAGATTGCTTAGTGGCTATACAAGCAATCAGAAGCCAAATTGTCATGGTATCTCCATTTGACAAGGTTGTAGCTACCTGTCGCAACCTCTTGGAGGAACTAGCAACAACTTCGTTATTTTTTGTTAAACGGTCTGCTAATGAGGCTGCTCACTATATGGCGAGAGAGTCTTATTCTTTTCCAGATCGAGTTCTTAATAGGAGTACTGTTCCTATTGAGCTTTTgaatattttgcaagttgattcGTCTAATTAATAAAACACCCTTTTACGTCAAAAAAATTACTTTCTCCGGTATTTAAATCACTCAtaattcgagttataaaatattaaaataatttttaatatataaataaaaagccCGTATAAATCCCGGTTCGGCCGGGACGCGAACCTAAAACGAACCTTATATTTCTTAGGAAGTCCGGCTCGATCCGTTTTTAAAAAAACCGAGTTTTTTAAAGTTTGAATAAAACCCGGTCCGATGGACATTTTGTGCAACTCTAAGACTTAGGACTACCAAGTTTATTATTTATTCGAAAGTAAAAATATATTGTTTTTATTATGTTCGAACTGGAAAAGGATTTTATTTTAATGAGTTTATTATTTTACCGATTATTACTTAATCGAATTTTaactttatttaaatcaaatcgTTTTTTTGTATGTTAATACTATtgaaaatataattaaattatatttggGGGGAGGACACACTAGTACTCTTAATAGTCGATACCCAAGCTGAGTTAATTAAGGAGAAAATCTAATGAAAACAACAATATTAAAGCAGGTCATGTATTACAATTTTTATCTTTATGCTTCTTGAAATATAAGTTGATAAAAAAATTTAGGTAGTATTGAAAAATTATTTATACAATATCgtaattaattatttgtttattttttctATATTATAAATATAGACTTATTTCAAAACAAATTTTAATATTACTCCCTCCATCCCTTTTTACTTGTCACATTCGACTTTGATTCAGTCAAATCGACTAAAGTTGGCCGATTGAACAGAATAAAAAAACTATATCATcggaaagtagatttaatctactttaacatataatttttagttttttcaaatattaatataaaaataatgttTAATTTTTGATCAAAAATCGGTGAATTTGAGTGTGACAACTAAAAAGGACCGGgagaataataataaaatttaaattaacaCGACTTAAAATCCAAGCTAAAAAAGGTTTTTTAAAAATCCCACCTAAAAAAGGTTTGTTATACACGCACTAATAGTCAATAAACTTGCATTCCACGCACCCTATGCAACTCTTAAAACACAGATAGGATTCACTTAATTTCTCATTCAGAAAAGGAATCGAAGATTAAGATTATAGGGTATTATATAAGTAAAAACTTACAATGTTACCATGAAAATATAAAGAGATATAAGAAATCTAAAGCTAAACAAACCACTTTGATCATGGCTTCCAAGTGGATATTCACCAAGTTTCTTGGAGCAGGATCGTACGGTTCGGTTTTCTTAGCACAATGTGCATCGCCTTTAACAGCCTGCTACTCTAATTTACCGAACATGGTAGCTGTGAAATCGTCTCTAGACAGGGTTTCATGGTCTTCGAGGTTGGAGAAGGCTGTGTTGCATGAACTTAGAGGATGTCGAGAGATCGTGCATTGTTTTGCAGATGaagattttgaaatttttaataagTATGGCAAGAAAATTTATAATATTGTGCTTGAGTATGCTGATGGAGGTACCTTAGGACAGGTTATTGAATCGAGGGGAGGAAGGATGCCTGAGTATGAAGCGAGCTGGAATGCTTGTATGATGCTTAAGGGGCTGCGTCATGTGCATGGTAAGGGTTTTGTTCATTGTGATTTGAAGCCGGATAATATTCTTGTTTTTAATGTTGAGGCCGGGGAGGGTAAAGGAGTGGTGAAGTACAATCTTAAGTTAGCGGATTTTGGATTGGCTAAAAAGAGTGGAGGGGGAAAGTGTGGTGGAAGAAAGGAGTATAAGAATCGCGGTACTTTGCTTTACAGTTCTCCTGAATCTGTGGTGGTTGGAGTTCATGATTCCGCTATGGATGTGTGGTCATTGGGTTGCATTGTGTTGGAGATGCTTTTAGGGGAGGGAGGTTTGTGGAGCAATTTTCTTGATGTTGATAAACAATGCTTGGGGGAGATGATTGCTAATTATGAAGATGATAGGTTAAATCTGATTCTACCAAAGTTTGATTACTTATCTGAGAATGCAAAGGATTTCGTGAGGAGATGTTTAACAAAGGACATTGAAGACAGATGGACTGCTGAAGAACTTCTCAACCATCCCttcattactctcaatcagactCTGCTGGAGGAATTAGAAGCACGATTATCCTACGAGAAGATGATGAGGTACCAGTCCAACACTCCATTCAGTTCTTCATTCAGATCAGCCCATATCTCTCTGGGGGTTTGTTAATTTGACGTTATAGGTACTTCTTATCAGACTAACTATCTTTTTCGTTTGGACTAATGCTGATGAACAAGTTAATTTAGGGGACGATTATTAGTATTCACAAAGATGGATGATCAACTTGATTCTGCTCTAGAGTTCAAACATACAATATGGAGGTTTTATTCGATATTTTTGGCTAACAGATGTGCAGAAGATCAGCTGTGACCACAATCGGATGATAGTGAAGTAGTTTATAGCATCTGAAACTCATATAAGTTAGAAGTATATTAGTGTTATGATTAAGAGGTTAATGCAGTGCTGATAGTATTGTAAAACCTTCAATTTTCTATGCAGTGAAATATTACTGAGTTTCATACTTATTGTTAAGCTGTAGCTTTAATTTGTGTTGATTATCTATGGTTTAATTTGTTAGTTTAATACATATGCCTCTTTTAATCCGTGTCGGATCCTTTGACTGAAATATGGACACTTAATCATActtaatattcaaaataaatatGAAAGAAGAATGAAAGAAGCGATAATGAGATAAAACTAGGGAAGATATCAAATTCGTTAAGTTCTTTAGAAAATTAACTTTAATTTTAGTTATGTTGTTACTTTATTGTTAGATGTCTAACTTAACATACTTGCTTATTAGTAAAATATGTCGTGTTCCCGTAGCCTTGTCCAAAAATAGGACAGTGTCCCCATGTCCCCAGTTTTTAGACTTCTAAAATCCGACATTCAGATATGTGTCGTGTACGACACTCTGTACCCGAGTCAGAGTAACATAAGCTACGACTCCTTGCCTTGATTCGGGGCCTAGGCCTATTGACTTTCCTTGTTTCCCTTGTTTCTTTCTTGGCAAGCAGCAATGGTACTTTGTTCAACCAAACACATCATTTTTCATCTCGAATCAGCCTTGAATCAGTATTTAGAAGGATTGCCGGAAACACAGATTACTATGTACCCTTGTCTCTGTCTTCTTACTCCAGTGGCTGCTGATCTGTAGGGAGTACTAGACGAAAATGCAGCCAGTCCCTTTATTGAACAAATTTGAAGATTGCCACTTAGTTGAAAGGAAAATGAGATTGTAGACGTTCACAATTGATAAGCAAAATGTATGACATGGTCTTTTAAGCTTTTGCTGGTAGTGAGGACATGGCAATATACTGAATTACAAAACATGTAGAACAGTGAGTGACTATTGCCACCTGATTTTCTTCACTTCTGATTTTGTTGGCAGTTGGCAGTAGTTGTGCATCAGGCTCTCGTAGTTGCTCGTGCATTCCACGATAGAACCTAACGATTCTATAAACACATAATTCTCTGGAATAGAGATAAGGACCGTAATCAATATATTCAATTACCAAGTTTAAACCGAAATAGAACCAGTTTAGCATTATCACAACCCGCTTATATTAAGACTGGCTATCAGATTAGATTTCataaaaatttgaaaaagaaagATTAAACCTCGCGATGATGTCGATCAACAGTTCAATGAGATTAGGAGTCACGTTAAGGATTAAGAAGAGTAGTTCTAATGATAATGATTGTTCATCAAGGCTAACTGAATAATAAGTTTGGAATGGAGTACAATTATCAAGATAGCTATTCACTTATTCTCAAAACATGGAGTCAGCAGTTAATGTATCAAAAATCTTGTTCCAAAGCACAGAGATTTTCTCATCACGTACAACGACCATAATCGACCGGTCCAGGCTAAGCACCTGGAAGGTAAGGTTGTTATCCTGCACTTTGTGCCACTAATTCCTCGGGATGGGATTCTGATGCGATATGTAACATCCCTGGTGGATATATATGACGCGATAAAACCTTAAGGCGTGGAGGTCGTTTTCATTGGAGTCATTTCACGAGAGAAGAGTCTTCTCTCGAGAAatgttttgaataaaagttttctATCATGCCATGGACTGCCATCCCGCTCTCCGATATCATAAAATATCAGGGATATATGGAGAAGAAATTAAGATTGAGGTTCTCTGAATATGTCACTGCAATTGGAGGTAGTTTATCTAAAGAATTGGATGTTCAaaaattataaacataaataagCAATtctatttagcaaaaaaaaaacaATTCAAGTTTAGATTTATATTGTCTTCCATGTTTATGAGGAACAAGCATTCCTTTCTCTCATTCATTTTATTCACAAGCTTGAACACTATTTCTAACTATAATCTAGGGGTGGCACTAGCTATAGTCGAGCAAGACTTGCTCCT is a genomic window containing:
- the LOC141711365 gene encoding ubiquitin carboxyl-terminal hydrolase 17-like — translated: MLVRGDLGFVAVIAVVLAVIWWVIRRKWRIAAARREEIHRLLVFAAEESARAEFEATVMYESAAKEEFVKEKVPVVKNQCALCFSPAAKLCSQCKAVRYCSGKCQIIHWRQGHKEECRPYTILDKSHEGKFSSQKEFNEEEDASYGNSYELDKRQYAKKVETFPKNYADTGNSDLLHRKDDNEGEGLINDVESNSSATSHLSERSSEPTNTSSEASLDASVYISNDSDKLTRIQTATGVAVKSETSYMGMDPNRPPSTEKPSNLKKPSVSGHYKPVCSDRDSHSVSCSSSGWSVDGSSDSLSEPTTPSSAFWEGTINSRRSRNGANDDSTQSSSSDSGGDVISGPVSSPGTSAGLAKNFTPAMPHQGFNSNTMISDGPSASRTKRHVGEAASSVKLGKDSLKSMKSTSLNSEMSASMHTDTGYNSRVLKCRETKSSLSSNHCARPYANDQGLLPVKDSKKTSNLPPLYYERSKVGSDTISSSRASKSQEVGSILRRDPDTRSTSSSGRDAYLSKVGDSVHGVIDSSTARTGLKSTMLKVVDQLKPSKISKHYSMGLSSETLGKYTIKGLFSYELFVKLYNWNKVDMQPFGLINCGNSCYANAVLQCLAFTPPITAYLLQRLHSKTCQNKDWCFTCEFEHLIVMAKEGNTPLSPIRILSHVENIGIHLDYGKEEDAHEFLRCAIDTLQSSCLKEAASKSAGSLTEETTLMGLTFGGYLRSKIKCMKCGGKSERNDRIMDLTVEIDGNICTLEEALRKFTSTEILDGENKYNCSRCKSYEKAKKKLTILEAPNILTIALKRFQSGKFGKLSKSIQFPEILNLVPFMSSTSDTSPIYRLYGVVVHLDIMNASFSGHYICYVKNIQNKWFEVDDSSVNAVELESVLTKGAYMLLYARCSPRAPKLIRNSMVPRDPRKPKNTSLKLGSHSIGPCDSNKTDHLNYQTSKGSYRNYPSFQRVSSILEDDSSSDNSSSIFSEAGSCSTESSTRDSMSADDYFDQIFGDSGHSWNSSWWNTSDSDTSSSSSSPSPMYTKNTPDTSSDHYATRYNEESHYSAYLAESAENGRVWAKQPGKSSNMKSLKGKGSVPIL
- the LOC141711243 gene encoding uncharacterized protein LOC141711243, coding for MDSRDGESIDIVGQPWLNDATDPYVPTISESFENNKGLWSSVDNTSMWKKMWRIKAPPKTLNLLWRAMSRSLPTKVQLQHRHVPVLSSCPVCENEDETAMHILIFVILLNFVGSCSSQCFYQFSVRTLRVGWSKPCKSVMLKQERSLPLCVGLFGKREMIEFGRTKKLVQIMFSHHPCSIFYSGRMPKVRILYLSLTIVVKVMGRVFGLNLKEVIAIRETLGRLKHKQWSGVVVESDCLVAIQAIRSQIVMVSPFDKVVATCRNLLEELATTSLFFVKRSANEAAHYMARESYSFPDRVLNRSTVPIELLNILQVDSSN
- the LOC141710500 gene encoding mitogen-activated protein kinase kinase kinase 20-like, yielding MASKWIFTKFLGAGSYGSVFLAQCASPLTACYSNLPNMVAVKSSLDRVSWSSRLEKAVLHELRGCREIVHCFADEDFEIFNKYGKKIYNIVLEYADGGTLGQVIESRGGRMPEYEASWNACMMLKGLRHVHGKGFVHCDLKPDNILVFNVEAGEGKGVVKYNLKLADFGLAKKSGGGKCGGRKEYKNRGTLLYSSPESVVVGVHDSAMDVWSLGCIVLEMLLGEGGLWSNFLDVDKQCLGEMIANYEDDRLNLILPKFDYLSENAKDFVRRCLTKDIEDRWTAEELLNHPFITLNQTLLEELEARLSYEKMMRYQSNTPFSSSFRSAHISLGVC